Proteins from one Malania oleifera isolate guangnan ecotype guangnan chromosome 4, ASM2987363v1, whole genome shotgun sequence genomic window:
- the LOC131154385 gene encoding zinc finger CCCH domain-containing protein 3 isoform X2, giving the protein MPLGKYYCDYCDKQFQDTPSARKRHLQGLQHQRSKALWFDSFKDPYQTYPESFTKGVCNRFIRTFSGTSVTDNIQSPVPGNQLVGGSGNVVRESIGISWGNLPPSLKPPPEGGYPPLPFLDWG; this is encoded by the exons atgccaCTGGGAAAATACTACTGCGACTACTGCGATAAGCAGTTCCAAGACACCCCCTCCGCTAGAAAGCGCCATCTCCAGGGCCTTCAGCACCAGAGATCCAAAGCCCTCTGGTTCGATTCCTTCAAAG ATCCATATCAGACTTACCCAGAGAGCTTTACCAAAGGAGTTTGTAATCGATTTATCCGAACG TTTTCAGGGACTAGTGTCACAGATAATATCCAGTCACCAGTTCCCGGAAATCAGTTGGTTGGTGGATCAG GCAATGTGGTCAGAGAGAGCATTGGGATATCATGGGGTAATCTTCCTCCCTCACTGAAACCTCCTCCAGAGGGTGGATATCCGCCTCTTCCCTTTTTGGATTGGGGATAG
- the LOC131154385 gene encoding zinc finger CCCH domain-containing protein 3 isoform X1, producing the protein MPLGKYYCDYCDKQFQDTPSARKRHLQGLQHQRSKALWFDSFKDPYQTYPESFTKGVCNRFIRTGFCQYGDSCKYLHPKQNLQNANTEPMRGTSVTDNIQSPVPGNQLVGGSGNVVRESIGISWGNLPPSLKPPPEGGYPPLPFLDWG; encoded by the exons atgccaCTGGGAAAATACTACTGCGACTACTGCGATAAGCAGTTCCAAGACACCCCCTCCGCTAGAAAGCGCCATCTCCAGGGCCTTCAGCACCAGAGATCCAAAGCCCTCTGGTTCGATTCCTTCAAAG ATCCATATCAGACTTACCCAGAGAGCTTTACCAAAGGAGTTTGTAATCGATTTATCCGAACG GGATTTTGTCAATATGGAGATTCTTGTAAATACTTACATCCGAAACAGAACTTACAAAATGCGAATACTGAACCCATGAGAG GGACTAGTGTCACAGATAATATCCAGTCACCAGTTCCCGGAAATCAGTTGGTTGGTGGATCAG GCAATGTGGTCAGAGAGAGCATTGGGATATCATGGGGTAATCTTCCTCCCTCACTGAAACCTCCTCCAGAGGGTGGATATCCGCCTCTTCCCTTTTTGGATTGGGGATAG